The Candidatus Zixiibacteriota bacterium genomic sequence CGCTGGTATCGGCCCGACTGCGGGGTAAATTCCCCGGCTTGATAGTCAAAGAAGCTTACAGTTATTCCCCGCCCTCAATTATGACCGCGATTTCGGAGTTGGTGCAGTCGGGAGTGGATACTATTACCGCTCTTCCTCTCTATCCCCATTATGCGACCGCCACTCTCGGCAGCATCTATAGCGACCTGGAGGAGGCGAGAAAGAAATTTGAGCTGGGCAGCCGTCTTCGGATAATGCGCCCATTTTTTGATGACCCCGGCTATATTGCCCTTTCCGTCGAATTGTTTAAAGAGGCGCTGGCCAAAATCGACGTCAGCAAACCTTATCATGTCGTTTTTTCGGCTCATGCTCTGCCGCAGTCATTCATAGATAATGGTGACCCCTATCGTCAACAGGTGGAAAGAACGGTTGAACTTATCCTCAAGCAGGTGCCGCTGGAAAGATATTCTCTTTCATTCCAGAGCAAGATTGGGCCGGTGACCTGGATGCGGCCCTCGACAATAGAGACGGTCAAAGGAATCGGACACCGCGATATTCGGCAGGTGATAATCATGCCAATCGGTTTTGTTTGCGACCATATTGAGACCCTTTATGAACTGGATATCGAACTGGCCGGTCATGCAAAGGAGGCCGGCATCGAAAAATTTATCCGGGCGGCGGTTCCCAATGATCATAGAGCTTTCATTGAGATGCTGGCATCGCATATCGAAGAAGCGATGCCATGAAAAAGATAGGTATTGCTGTGATAGGAGGCGGCATTTCCGGGCTTTCGGCCGGCTTTTTTATCAAGCAGAAATTCGGCCCCCGGGCGGCACTGACTATCTATGAACGCGACAGCCGTCTCGGAGGGACAATCGCCACTACTCGCGAGGAGGGCTATCTGGCCGATTGGGGGCCTAACGGCTTCCTTGACCGCGAGCCTTTAACGCTGGAATTCATCAAACAGATTGGCCTTCAAGAGAAGCTTCTCCCCTCCAATGAAAAATCGGAGAAACGGTTTATCTATCGGAAGGGAAAACTGTGGGAAATCTCGGCCAACCCGATAAAGTTCCTTTCCAGTGGCCTTTTGTCATTACGAGGGAAATTGCGCATCGCCGGGGAGTATTTTGTCCGGGTGCGTACCTCTGGCGAGGATGAGTCAATTTTCAATTTTGTGGCGCGCCGGATCGGCCGTGAAGCGGCCGAGACTCTTATCGATCCGATGGTTTCCGGGATTTACGGCGGCGATCCGGAAATGCTTTCGCTGGGCGCCTGTTTCCCGGTAATGGAAAAGATGGAAAAAGAGTACGGCGGCCTGATAAAGGCCATGATAAAGAAGAAAAGAGAAAGCAAAGGAAAAGCGGCCGGCCCGGCGGGGCCCTCGGGGCATCTCACCAGTTTTCGGGGCGGCCTGCTGACACTCGTAGAGCGTCTTGAAGCATTACTTCGTGAAGATATCCGGCAGGGCGATGAAGTCAGAAGCATTGTTCATACTTCTAATGGTCAATGGAGAGTTGTCAGCGCAGGCGGTAACGCCGATTATGACCGCATAATTATCGCTACTCCCTCAAATAATGCCGCCAAAATTCTTAAGGAACAGACACCCGCGACAGCCGGCCTGCTGAATCAGATACCTTATTCCAATCTGGCTGTGGTCTGTCATGGGTACAAAATAGCCGACATAGGGCGCCCCATTGACGGTTTTGGATTTCTGGTGCCTCATAATCAGAAGCTTGACATTCTTGGTTCAATCTGGACTTCGGTAATTTTCCCGGAGCAGGCCCCGGATGGATATGCCCTTTTCCGCACCATGCTGGGAGGGGCAAAGAACAATGAAATTGTCACGCTCGGTGAATCAAGACTGGCCGAGCTGGCCCATCAGAATCTGGCGAAGATATTAGACATCAGGAACAAGCCAACGTTCCAGAAAGTCATTATCTGGATGGATGCCATCCCCCAGTATGTTCTGGGTCATCGGGAAAGACTGCATAAAATCGAGAACAACCTGATTCAGCTGGAACATATTTATCTGGCCGGCAACGCCTATACCGGCATCGGACTCAATGATGCTATCAAACGGTCGCACGGTATCGTGGATATCATTGCCGCCGGCCTCTCCTGACAATAACCGGTTCCGGTCAAATCTGCCGTCTGATTTTCTCCACACTTTCTGATTTCTCGCAACCGCAAATCACAATAGATTTAATGAATGACAAAAATAGGACTGTGCTGGTAAAGTATTTGCCACAATTGCCGATTTTGTGATTGATAGCCTGCTCATATGCCATTTCCGGTTTCTTCAATATCGCAAATGGCCCGGTGGGAGGCAATTGCACCGAGTATTCGATAATTGGAGTAAGGCAACGACTATTGCTTTTCAGCCCGGCTTGAGTCATGATGGACAGATCTGAAAATCTACGTAAAAACCCGCCCAACTTGATCCTGCTCGGCATCATACATGGCCTGGCTTTCTGGATACTGGATCCCCTTATTGATACCCTGCTATCAAACAGCCAAAGTTTTTTTGAATCGATGTTCACACCCGAGCCTCGGGACATCTGGATACGTTCCTTCGTGCTTTTCATGTTTATTCTCTTTGGCGTATTTGCAAATTCCATCATGATGCGCGAAAAAGCCGCGCAGAAAGCGCTCAAGGAGAGTGAAGGATTATTTCGCCTTCTCTACGAGGACGCTCCTTTGGGCTACCTGTCGCTCGATGGCAAAGGAAACATAATCAAGGTTAACCGCGCCTGGCTCGAACTTATGGGATATGAGGAAAAGGAAGTGATCGGACGCGGTCTTGGGGAATATCTTTCTCCTGCCTCAGCGAGTCATTTAATGCAGAAGCTGCCAATAATCATTGCGCATGGTGAAGCACATCGACTGGAGTTTGGGGCGATTAAGAAAGAAGGTTCTCCCGTCACTTTATCGATCGACTGCAAAGTGACTCAAAATCGGCACAGGTTCTTCAGGCAGATTCATTGCATTATAAATGATATAACCGAGCAGAAACATGCCGAAGCGGCTCTGCGGGAAAGTCAGACCAAATTGAGAAGCATCCTCACTGCTGCGCCGATCGGGATCGGCCGGGTAGTCAACCGTAAGTTCGATTGGGTAAGCGAACATATGCTCAATCTGGTCGGATATTCCAGGGAGGAATTAATCGGCCAGGGTTCCAGGATGCTTTATGAATCGGAGGAAGAATACAGGCGGGTGGGTCTGCAAATAGATAAAATAGTAAGTGCCGGGACTCCCGGTGAGATCGAGACTTACTGGCGACGCAAAGACGGAACAACCCTGGTGATACATTTGTGCGGGACGCTTCTTAATCCCGACAATCCTTCCGAAGGACTGATTTTCGCCGCTTCAGACATCACCGAACGGAAACAAACCGCCCGGAGTCTCGAGAGAATAAATGAATGCTTTCTCAATTTCCGCACCCGCCCCGAAGAGAATATCCAGCGTCTGACTGCCCTTTGCGGCGAGATGCTGGGCGCCGACTGCGCCCTTTATAATCGACTCGAAAACGGATTCCTCTGTTCTCTCGGACAATGGAACACTCCCCCCGATTATAACGCAAAAGACAAACCCGATGGCCACATCTGCTACGATATCATCACGCGCGGCAATGATGAAATCGCTTTAATACGCCATCTTGCGGATACAAATTATATGGCCACCGATCCCAACGTCGTCCGCTATAATCTGAAGACCTATGTGGGGAAAGCGGTCAAATGTGGTGATGATTACCTGGGCTCATTATGCGTTGTTTATCAGCGAGACGTTGAACCGAGTTCCGGGGATTTGAAAATTCTCAGCATCCTGGCCGCGGCCATTGGGATCGAAGAGGAAAGAATGCGGGCCGAAAGCGCCCTGGCCGAGCGCGAGCGATTCTTGCAGGCGGTATTTGACGGTATTCAGGATGGAATCAGCGTCCTTGATAAAAACTTGAACATCCTTCGTGTCAATAGTACCATGGAACGCTGGTACAAACACAAAGCGCCTTTGATCGGCAAGAAATGTTTTGATGCCTATCATGGACGGGACTGCCGATGTGAGGTCTGTCCTACAGTCAAAACTTTGGAAACGTTAAGACCTCATGTTGAGATGGTTCCCCTGACCGGCGCGACCGGAACCGAAGGATGGCTGGAGCTTTTTGCCTTCCCCCTCTTTGACAGTTCCAATAATTGTATCGGCGTCATTGAATATGTCCGCGATATAACGGCCCGTAAGCTTGCCCAGGAAGAACTGGCCAAGGAAAAGGAGCGGTTGGCGGTG encodes the following:
- the hemH gene encoding ferrochelatase, giving the protein MKEKNDIKKAALLINMGGPTNLNEVSQFMYNLFNDLHIMGTPQPFRSFIARIITAFRIRNIKKHYALIGDGSPLRKWTARQAALVSARLRGKFPGLIVKEAYSYSPPSIMTAISELVQSGVDTITALPLYPHYATATLGSIYSDLEEARKKFELGSRLRIMRPFFDDPGYIALSVELFKEALAKIDVSKPYHVVFSAHALPQSFIDNGDPYRQQVERTVELILKQVPLERYSLSFQSKIGPVTWMRPSTIETVKGIGHRDIRQVIIMPIGFVCDHIETLYELDIELAGHAKEAGIEKFIRAAVPNDHRAFIEMLASHIEEAMP
- a CDS encoding PAS domain S-box protein produces the protein MMDRSENLRKNPPNLILLGIIHGLAFWILDPLIDTLLSNSQSFFESMFTPEPRDIWIRSFVLFMFILFGVFANSIMMREKAAQKALKESEGLFRLLYEDAPLGYLSLDGKGNIIKVNRAWLELMGYEEKEVIGRGLGEYLSPASASHLMQKLPIIIAHGEAHRLEFGAIKKEGSPVTLSIDCKVTQNRHRFFRQIHCIINDITEQKHAEAALRESQTKLRSILTAAPIGIGRVVNRKFDWVSEHMLNLVGYSREELIGQGSRMLYESEEEYRRVGLQIDKIVSAGTPGEIETYWRRKDGTTLVIHLCGTLLNPDNPSEGLIFAASDITERKQTARSLERINECFLNFRTRPEENIQRLTALCGEMLGADCALYNRLENGFLCSLGQWNTPPDYNAKDKPDGHICYDIITRGNDEIALIRHLADTNYMATDPNVVRYNLKTYVGKAVKCGDDYLGSLCVVYQRDVEPSSGDLKILSILAAAIGIEEERMRAESALAERERFLQAVFDGIQDGISVLDKNLNILRVNSTMERWYKHKAPLIGKKCFDAYHGRDCRCEVCPTVKTLETLRPHVEMVPLTGATGTEGWLELFAFPLFDSSNNCIGVIEYVRDITARKLAQEELAKEKERLAVTLRSIGEGVITTDTQGKIILFNKAAEELTGWTQLEAAGRSIQETFRVIDEASRQSLPDLTPKVISGGETLSIIDNTILIARDESERIVSYSVAPIKDENGHTVGVVLVFRDVSEKRRMEEDLARTEKLESLGILAGGIAHDFNNILTAIMGNISLVKMNLDENNELCKRLTEAERASMRAQELTQQLLTFSKGGVPVRRTASINDIVRETAEFALRGSNVKCKFDLPDDLQPAEIDEGQISQVINNLIINADQAMPQGGTIEISAENMIVRPEDSLPVKRGNYIRITVSDQGIGIPEPYIRKIFDPFFTTKQKGSGLGLATTYSIIKRHEGHIEVESEVGVGTTFHVYLPASGKKLSTQRKSEEAAIP
- the hemG gene encoding protoporphyrinogen oxidase translates to MKKIGIAVIGGGISGLSAGFFIKQKFGPRAALTIYERDSRLGGTIATTREEGYLADWGPNGFLDREPLTLEFIKQIGLQEKLLPSNEKSEKRFIYRKGKLWEISANPIKFLSSGLLSLRGKLRIAGEYFVRVRTSGEDESIFNFVARRIGREAAETLIDPMVSGIYGGDPEMLSLGACFPVMEKMEKEYGGLIKAMIKKKRESKGKAAGPAGPSGHLTSFRGGLLTLVERLEALLREDIRQGDEVRSIVHTSNGQWRVVSAGGNADYDRIIIATPSNNAAKILKEQTPATAGLLNQIPYSNLAVVCHGYKIADIGRPIDGFGFLVPHNQKLDILGSIWTSVIFPEQAPDGYALFRTMLGGAKNNEIVTLGESRLAELAHQNLAKILDIRNKPTFQKVIIWMDAIPQYVLGHRERLHKIENNLIQLEHIYLAGNAYTGIGLNDAIKRSHGIVDIIAAGLS